The Oncorhynchus clarkii lewisi isolate Uvic-CL-2024 chromosome 23, UVic_Ocla_1.0, whole genome shotgun sequence genomic interval actaactcactctctctctctctctttctctctctctctctctctctctctctctctctctctctctctctcacacacatacacacacacacacacacacacacacacacacacacacacacacacacacacacacacacacacacacacacacagctgcataagatcagcatcacacacacacacactttacagttGCAATGAGTGTTACACTAACACACAAGTACAGAGCCACATACTCCATAATGTAGATTCACATTCATCATTATCATGCAACCAGTATCAATCACTTGCTGGAAACACCATTATAAAGGTCTGGTATTGACTAATAGGGCAGATATACGAGGGATGGTTCCTATCGTCAAAGAGAGTTCTGGCCATCAGTTTCCCCAGACACAGCAATGTAATTCCTTCCATGCACTCCAAAATGCATGATGACCATTGGTTTAAAACAAAATATGACAAAAACACAAAGCACAACACTGCTGtattaattatttaaaaatattttatatggCCTTATAATTCTTGCCTGTCATCATATGTATAAATGGGTCACCAGAACTGAAATTATTAGAGGACTATAGCCTAAAGTACAAGAAAATTGAACAAATAACACCTTTTTTACAGGCATAATTCGGCTGTTTACCTGGTTTTATTAAGAAATTATAGGCTAATAGTAACAATGGATACGGTACCTACCAAAAAAAAAATAACTTCAACAAACTCAAGGCAATATTAATATTTCTACCGTCGTGCTTGTTTGAAAGATAAACAAGAACTAATATTGGATTATGAATTAGTAAAATATTTAGATAACTAATTTCTAAGCAAATACCAGGTAAATAGCAGACTGCAATAAAGTTTCATCCAAATGAATAAGTGCTTGAGTGATGTGGTAAAAGGTCAAAGATAATTACTAATTTATAAGAGAGAAACTTCATGAGATGGTAAATTGTCAAATATTGTCACTGCTTCTTCCCTGTACAGAGAGAAAGGGGTTGCGTCTAGTCAACTGCTAAAACCTAATTTATAACCATTGTTATCAACATAAACATTGTTATGAGACACCGATAGGCTACTGAATGTATGCCACCGAATCAATAAATTTTTCTTGAATTAGGCCTGTTCCTCAAATGATCAGATATGAATATCTATACGTTTTCCTGTAAGAGAAAGTGCTAAAATAAGTGCTCACTTATTGTTGACTTATATCAAGGTATATCTATAGGCTTAGTCCATAATTAGGACTGGATTATGTTTTACtgaaaatgttaaataaaatctTCTGAAATTAAACCACGTAAAAACAGGCAGATAAACTGAAACTCAAAAGCCCATTGCTATTGAGCTCGTGTCGTGGCTTAAGTTCACTGACACTATCAACCTAAACTTTTTTCGAGGCAGTGTCAGATAAATCCGGTCCTCGTGAGTCATATTTTTCCAAGTCGTCTTCATGATCTTAAAAAGTTGTTCACTATATTACTACAATCCCTTTAACCTTTAAAGAGGGAAAATAAAAGCGGTCAGAGTTTGTTATTCGCAGGCGGACACGCTGCTGATTTTGGCGGTGTTTTCAGTCCAGGGCTGGAGGTTCTGAAGCGCAAACAGGGAGCTATTATGCAGGCAGAGCGGGTCCGGGTTTGCCGGTTGGTTTATCGTTTTCTGAAAAGCCTCCTGTTGGAGTTGCATGAGGATCCGGTTGGCTTGCTGTcgctctgcttctctctcctccGCTGTCTGGCGCCTGGAACACCGGAGACACGAGAGAGACACTGTGAGGCATCAGATGGAAATGATATCCAAAACAGGCTGCGTCGTATATGTACAGGCCTTGAGGCCTAAATCACATTTTGACACAAAGTGAATGTCTTCTGGATTAATTTGAACACGTTTAGTCAATCATGATTAGCCTAGATTATAGCACATTGTTTAACAAAATTAGCATGGAGGCAAAATTGCTTGCTTACGCATTATTAACATGTTGGCTAAAAGCTGATATCAAAATACAAATTGTCCACAATGTTCGAAATTGTTCTCAGCCAACAATAGCCTATGTGGAAATAAATACAGTTTGGCAATTAATTTGTCTTCGTCTGATGGCATAAATCTTCCTTTAGATTTTTCTGTTATGTTCTCCCATTGACTGAATAATTATTATTAGGCCTAGACTATATAACATTATATTAATCGTTGATTGATATGTTATTTTTAAATGTCTAAAATCCAATCTCCAGAGATGTATAAAACTACTTCAGTAGACTACGGAAAACATCTTCAATCTTAATGCGGAAAAGACGTGGCCAAATTGGCCTTCCACTTTTACCCACGATATGTTTAATCTGAAAATAGCTTTAATAAAGACCTTAGAAATAAATATTTTCGTCTGAAATGACATTATTTCGAAAGATTTAAAAAACGTTCACTTTTACAAGAGTAGTCATATGCTAAGATAATCATGATCCTACTTTTGTGGGATAGGATATAGTTAGTTGCCACAGAATGTAACTCATTATAAGACTGACTTTGTCTTTTCCTTGACTGTTGCAAGACAACATTAATTAACTGAATGCAACTGTTTAGAACCGAAAACTTCAATTGTAAAATACAATTTACGACCTGGGGTAGACAAAGAAGTGGGGCGATTggattttgtaaatatttgttaTCAAATGCACACAATTAATTAATGTCATAATAGACATAATTTTCTATGCGTTATTATATTAAAGTTCATATTTGTAAAACATCACCCAGAATTGTAGACCTTTTGCTATTTTTGTTGGGTTTGTAGCCTTCTTGGAGTGTAAATAAATTGTCCATTCTATACATAAAAGCACCAACAGacctaaaacacacacatacacgcgcgcaaacacacaaacaaactacgACATTCAGCGCTGGAGCGTACACTACGTTAAATGTGGCCTATACAGATAATAATCAGTAATCTCACCTCCATTTTGTTCTTCTGTTCTGGAACCATGTTTTGACTTGCGCGTCAGTCATCTTGAGGGCCTTAGCCAAAGCCGCTCGCTCTGCGGAAGCCAGGTACTTCTGTCGGTGAAAGCGTTTCTCCAGCTCGCAGATCTGCAGGCGGGTAAAAGACGTCCggggctttttcttctttggggGCGTTCGGTTCTGGTACGGGTGACCTACACGGCGTGTTACAGTGAGGGGTGAAAGCGCCACTGGATTGGGAGACGGATAGATAGGGGCAAAAGCAAGCAGCAAAATCAGAAAGAGAGCAGCAACAGAGCAGCGAAGCAAGTTCAAGAAACGTCAGACATAGAGGGGAGATCTATAGCTCGCAGGGAAAATTAAAGGGTTAAAATGCCCGAACGTGACACAAAGAAGCGCAAATTCATTATGAAATGTCAAATTCCTAGACCAACCATCCTATTGTTAACAGTCTAAAATGATACATGCAGCCCCGAATTATATAAGTGGGAGGAAAAAACGTTAGTAAAATAATTTATAATTAAAACCCCATCCCaccctcttagaaaaaaaggttctgtATAGAACCAAAAATATTGCTTGCTTCATATATGGCACCCCTAAAagttctacatagaaccctttTGAACCCCAGCGGTTCTTCTTCACAACCAAAATGTGTGTATTATTTTTGCATtattattgctaggtattactgcactgttggagctagaaacacaagcatttcgctgcaccttcGATAACATatgcaaatctgtgtacgtgaccaataaactttgatttgatttgaaaattggTTCCTTATAGAACCCTTGGGTTTCATatagggttctaaatggaaccaatttcggttctatatagaaccttaaGCGATTCCATACATGAACCAAgcatagaacccttttggttctatCCAGAAACGttgtttctaagagtgtaggcatGAAGTTAACTTTTAATATGTCAGTTTGAAGGAAAATGTTCATGTTAAATCATGGAGCGCTAAGAAGCAGAAATGCGTAAGTGTTAGCCTATACGTTGTTGTAGCAATTTGGGAAATGTAATTTAGGCTATTTCGATAGCATGTCTTAGGCTATGTTATCTAAGTCACTGTTATTTGTAGGTGCTTCTTATGAGCTATAAAGGCCGAGTAAAATAAGTAAAAGCCATTGGTGTTCATCAACTAAAATTGTCTCATGAAATTACACAGCGTGTTAAGCAGTAGCCTAGCATATGATTTATTATCGATTATTTCAGAGCTAAGCTCATCAGGAAAAATTACTAGGCTACGGACCAACATCAGGAACATAGCATGACGGGGATTGTCTCATAATAAACATGGAAACGCCATTCATATTGCTATTTAATTTCCAGACAACCAACCACATGTTATGTGCATTAGAGGTGGTCTACCTGTGAACCTGTCTTTGGTGTATCTTCTGTTGCTCTCCATCCAAGGGAAGGTAAATCCCGTCAAGTTGTTAATCGAGCCTGGTATCGTGGACATACCACCGGGGATGGACGAGTGTCCACTGTTCAGAGGCCGGTGCGCGGGCACACGGATGACTCCAGCCGCGTTAACGTTATTCCCACTGACGTTCATCCCCATGTTCATGTTATAGGTGCCGCTCAGATTGGTTACCCCATATGCGTTGCTGTTATAGCCAGAGTTGTTGCCGGTGAAGTTACCCGTCATGGTGTTGTAGGCAGTGCTGACAACGCAGCCGAGTCCATAGTCCGACTCGGGCATCCAGCTCTGATCCACATTGTTGAGGATGTGGTCGATCCCAAAGCTGATGGGCTCCGCGTGAGTGTGCTGGAGATGCGCTCCAATATGATCCATGGCCTCCTCGAGCCCCCCGCGAGGTACAGAGGTGCTCCACGCCGTGCGCCTTATCTTATAAAAACGTATTCTGCTCTCGCTCCAGTCGTTATCTAATAagtgtgggtgcatgtgtgtgagtgtgtacgtgtttgtatgtgtgcgtgcgtgagagagtgtatgtgtgtgacgcTAAACTAAAAGCGATtgtctgtttttttcttcttcctttTTGGCTCAGGCAGCCTTGCCGGCTGGAGTAAGAGGGCATCAATCAAAGTGCCAAATAGGCAGAGCGAGATTAAGACCCAATTTTAGGCCTCGAGACTCAATTGGCTAAAGACACTACGGAGAGGCCACAAGCTCATTCAGTGAAAGCTGCGCGCCTTCTCTATGGACTCGTGGCACACTTCATAAACACCAGGCGGAGTCTTGTGAAAGTAGGCAATGTTTATATTCTGTAGCCTATTCATTTCACCTCATGGTACAGTACATTTTTACAACATCAATTACAAAACTGTTTTACAAACCTCAAAGTAACCTAAGGTAAATAGGCGCGTGGTCAGCTCCGTGCAAGCAGTGAAAGTGTTTAACGTGTTTCGAGAGCTgcgcccatccatccatccatcataaataaatacataggtATAGGTCTCTGTGTTCAACTTATTTCAGGTAGGCCTAATCAAAGGTCTCCAATTGACAGTGGTTCTCGGGAACACAATTGAACTGGAGACAAATCTACGTCCATGGTCAAGCAAATACGCAACCCAACAACATTACGCACAATAACACTCCATTCGGTTATAATTGGGGAAAAACATCAACAAATAGCCAATTTTGTTTTGATACAAGGACAAGATGAGGAAGTAAATCGATTAATAGCATACTAAACCTTTAGTTAACTGCATATCATAATGAATTTCAAACAGACCTGCAATGTGCTCATCTTTTATATAAAACGTATTAATGGCATAGGCCCATGCTTAATTCCAAAGTTATTCAATTCACTTGTGAATTGTGGGCTCATCTCTTGATTCTATATGTAATTAAAATCCAATACTGCCAAATAGATCCGTGCCATATACAGCCGGAAGGAGTTGATTAGGCTTTCAGGGGAAAAGGGAGATCAAATAGGTCAATTCATGATAAGCATATCACGTGCTCAACTCCTATAATGATCTCCTATAATTACCCCATTATGTATTTATGTTTCCTATAGTGGCATCATTACAAAactaatatttttttaattagcCATTGACTGAGTGTGCGTGTGTCAATACTTTCCCCCTAGAAGAACCAGAAATATTCAGGCTACTACAAACTCGGTATTTTTAATGAAACAAATCCACTGTTTTATTCAATCTGTATACGTCATTAATGATCAATGGCTTTGTATTATGTATTCAATAACATTCAAGTTAAAATGAATACATATTCGCTGCCTGTAGCATATCTAAATACAATCCCAATACATTATCAAAGCGAGTTTTTGGAATGCGTTATTAATCTACACGTAATAAATGTTTATAAATTAGAAattcaacaaacaaaaacatacacTTTAAAACAATTAAATGAAAATGAAACCATATGGGTCATTGATTTTCTCTCCTCTCGAAAGCTTCAGGGACGTGATTATTTAACCGAGAGCATTAAAGTATTCGTATTGGATCTCCAGATTCTCACTGGCCAATTGACCAACATTAACGTTTAATGGCTCGCGGTGCTCCCAAACTTATGTGGTTTTCCAACTCGTTAAAACGTGGACTAGGCTAATAACGAACGTTGAGGACTTTCAGGGAGAGGTAAATAATTCAAATGAAATGCAATAGTCTACTAATGCAGTCACGGAGGACTGCACGCTTTTCTTTTTTCTTctgagaaagagagttagagcaTGAGCCTATAGGAAAATCTTGCCTATCTGTCCATTTAATAGGCACTATGATAAGGCTTATTATAATTCATCGAAATGATGGTGTAAATGATTAGCTGTTCTCATGCACAGTGGGCCAtgggtcttgtgtgtgtgtgtgtgtgtttgtttgcctgagtgtgtttgtctgtgtgtgtttgtctgtgtgtgtgtgtgtgtgtgtgtgtgtgcgcgcgcgcgcgcgtcaTACAGTTCCAATCCAACTAGGAGTAAAACTGGCAGCAGCATTTGATCAAACTCGATTATTGAGCGGCGACCTCCAATAGCAGCTCCGGTGTGGGTGTGGGGTTTGGCAAAACTTGTCTTTAGAGACATTTAGCGTATTGATTTCTTACCACTTTAAGTAGCCTGTGCTTGACAGTGCACTAATCCCAGCGCTTTAGGCTACACTAGCATATCCTAATAAATTAAGCCATATAGCCTATAATGGGTTATTAAGGCCTATTTTCATATTTGTTTTTAGTTCTGCTGCTTTATCGTGTGAGGACAGTCTCGTGGTGGTATGTGGTCCTCTATCCGGATGTTGTGTTTCTTTCCCCCTGTGGTTGTATCAGAGTATATCGTCTTTCTGACTCTACCTGCGCAGTCCTTGATCCCTAACCCCGACCTCTCTGGCGCCAAATCCATCACCTCACCCCCTCATGCATGCACTTAACGAGAAGGCTCGCCTGAGTCAAGCGCACGTGGCCAAGAATGGCACAGTTTGGGTGAGCGCTCTGTTCCCGCATACACGAAAATtaaaccatccctctctccccaatcTTTTCTGTCCCGCACCGCCAACTGTGGTGTAGACGTGGACATTTCAATTGATTGTATCAGAATGAATAACACAGCGCAGCAGCCACATTCTCAAAGAAGCCAGATAAAACATTGCATGGACATGTTGTATCTCATATCGACACACAGAACAGCAGTCAAATACAACCAATGCCTCGAGCCAAACTTATGTCAgtgtgtcatgtactgtcatgttgtgtcttgtctctgtcctttcccttcaccctgtctccctctgctggtcgttgttaggttaccttttctcccccgctttcccccagctgttccttgtctcctctaactacccattcaccccgtttcccacctgttccctttttccctctgattaggtccctatatctctctctgtttctgttcctgtccttgtcggattcttgtttgttgtgtttcatgcctgagccagactatcgtcatgtttgctgtaaccttgtcctgtcctgtcggaatctgccggtctatctgagcctacctatgtttggttattaaagaagctctgtttaagttagttcgcttttgggtcctcattcactcaccataacagaagaatccgaccaagaatggacccagcgacttcggatcctctccactcagccgtcgggatccagggagcgatgctaggcagacacgagcaggaagtgtctgctgctcgacatgctgttgagaccctggccacccaagtctccaacctcacagaacaggttcaccatctccgcctcgatccaccggccacttccagggctttcgaatctccggagcccagaatcaataacccgccgtgttactctggggagcccactgaatgccgctcgttcctcacccagtgtgatattgtgttttctctccagcccaacacttactccaggagcactgctcgtgtcgcctacgtcatatctctccttattggacgggctcgtgagtggggcacggcaatctgggaggcaagggctgagtgtactaaccagtatcaagactttaaggaggagatgatacgggtttttgatcgatctgtttttggggaggaggcttccagggccctgtcttccctatgtcaaggcaatcgatccataacagactactctattgagtttcgcactcttgctgtctccagtggctggaacgagccggccttgctcgctcgtcttctggaggctttccgcgcagaggtaaaggatgagattctctcccgggaggttccttccagcgtggattccttgattgaactcgctattcgcattgagcgacgggttgatcttcgtcaccgagctcgtggaaaggagcttgcgctctccgtcgcctccctctccgcatcactaccatcttcctctgccggctcgggtgctgagcccatgcagctgggaggtatccgcatctcgactaaggagagggaacgga includes:
- the LOC139381768 gene encoding T-cell leukemia homeobox protein 1-like, whose amino-acid sequence is MDHIGAHLQHTHAEPISFGIDHILNNVDQSWMPESDYGLGCVVSTAYNTMTGNFTGNNSGYNSNAYGVTNLSGTYNMNMGMNVSGNNVNAAGVIRVPAHRPLNSGHSSIPGGMSTIPGSINNLTGFTFPWMESNRRYTKDRFTVALSPLTVTRRVGHPYQNRTPPKKKKPRTSFTRLQICELEKRFHRQKYLASAERAALAKALKMTDAQVKTWFQNRRTKWRRQTAEEREAERQQANRILMQLQQEAFQKTINQPANPDPLCLHNSSLFALQNLQPWTENTAKISSVSACE